The Burkholderiales bacterium JOSHI_001 genomic sequence TTCGTCACCAACACCAAGATCCTGAAGGAAGGCATTGACAAGGGCATTGCCAATTCCATCCTCATCAAGATCAACCAGATCGGCACCCTGACCGAGACCTTCGCCGCCATCGAAATGGCCAAGCGCGCGGGCTACACCGCGGTCATCAGCCACCGCTCGGGCGAGACCGAAGACTCCACCATCGCCGACATCGCCGTGGGCAGCAACGCCGGGCAGATCAAGACCGGCTCGATGAGCCGCAGCGACCGCATCGCCAAGTACAACCAGTTGCTGCGCATCGAAGAAGACCTGGGCGACGTGGCCAGCTACCCCGGCCGCGCGGCCTTCTACAACCTCCGCAAGCGCTGATCTGGTCCCATGCGCCTGCTCACCATCGCCCTGGCCGCCTTGCTGGCCCTGGTGCATGCCGAACTGTGGTTCGGCAGCGGCGGCGTGCCGCGGGTGGTGAGCCTGCGCGGCCAACTGGCCCAGCAGGTGGCAAAGAACGAGGTGGCGCGGGAGCGCAACAACCACCTGGCCGCTGAGGTGGAAGACCTGAAGGCGGGGCTGGAAATGGTGGAAGAAAAGGCGCGCGGCGAGATGGGCATGATCAAGCCCGACGAGATCCTGGTTCAGGTGGCCACGCGCCGCTGATGCCCAGCCTGATCCAGGCCGCCCAGCCCCTGCTGGCCGTGGCCTTCACGCTGTGGGGCAGCCCGGTCACCTGGCTGGAGATCGTGGCCTTCGTGCTGTCGGTGTGGATGGTGGTGTGCAACATGCGCGTCAACCCATTGGGCTGGCCGCTGGCCATGGCCTCGTCCGCGCTGTACGCCCTGCTGTTTGCCAGCAGCAAGCTCTACGGTGAAGCGGGGCTGCAGGGCCTGTTCATCGCCATGGCAGCCTGGGGCTGGTGGCAATGGCTGCGTGGCCAGGGCGACGACGGTCAAGGCTTGCACGTGGGTGTGTTGAGCGTGCGCGCACGCTGGCAAGTGCTGGGCGCCACCGCGGCGGCGTGGCCGCTGCTGGCCCTGCTGCTGGACCACGCCACCGACAGCGACGTGCCCTGGCTGGACGCCCTGCCCACCGTGGGCAGCATCGCCGGCACCTTGCTGCTGGCGAGGAAACGCATCGAGAACTGGCCGGTGTGGGTGGCGGTGAATGTGGCCAGCGTGGGCCTGTTCGCCACCAAGGGCCTGTGGCTGACGGTGGCGCTGTACGCGCTGTTTGCCGCCATGGCGCTGGCCGGCTGGCGCGCCTGGGAACAGCGCCTGCCGCGCTGAACCCGTGGCTTCAGGCAGCGCGACGACGCAAGCGCGCCAGGTGCACCTGGTAGGCCATGGTGGACCGCTCTGCCGTCTGCACCTGCCAGGCCACGCCGTCGCGATCGGCCTCCAGCACCAGGCCGGTGTCCACACCGGCGGCGCGTTCAGCCGACAGCACCCGGCGCAATTCGGCCGCGCTGTCACCG encodes the following:
- a CDS encoding septum formation initiator (PFAM: Septum formation initiator) encodes the protein MRLLTIALAALLALVHAELWFGSGGVPRVVSLRGQLAQQVAKNEVARERNNHLAAEVEDLKAGLEMVEEKARGEMGMIKPDEILVQVATRR
- a CDS encoding nicotinamide mononucleotide transporter PnuC (PFAM: Nicotinamide mononucleotide transporter~TIGRFAM: nicotinamide mononucleotide transporter PnuC); amino-acid sequence: MPSLIQAAQPLLAVAFTLWGSPVTWLEIVAFVLSVWMVVCNMRVNPLGWPLAMASSALYALLFASSKLYGEAGLQGLFIAMAAWGWWQWLRGQGDDGQGLHVGVLSVRARWQVLGATAAAWPLLALLLDHATDSDVPWLDALPTVGSIAGTLLLARKRIENWPVWVAVNVASVGLFATKGLWLTVALYALFAAMALAGWRAWEQRLPR